AGCATTCCCGGTTTCGATCCCAACACGAATGACCACACCTATGTGTAAGTCTATAAGCAGCAGTTAATGCACTACTTTGtatcttttatattttcacGGGATATTTTCCCGAATTTTCAATCCAGAGTCCcataaccatggtaacaaaaATGTTAGTAATCGACCACTAACGATTTTTACGATTAAttatacattgtagtcaataataatactaataggcatttatatagcaccatctatctacaaatattctattccgaggcacgTTGTTATCagtattaccccggctttaactcgagctgcctttcagcgctcatgcattcaaggaattaatcccgccgggtacccattcacctcacctgggttgagtgcagcacaatgcggataaatttcttgctgaagtaaattacgccatggctaggaatcgaacccacgaccctctgtttcaaagtcagaagacctGTCCACTGGGTCACAACACTCCATGCACTGCATTTAGTCAGTGCACTTAATCGTAAACAAAATGTTCTATAAGCCTGAAGCCAAATGTGACACATATCAAGCACATAATGAGTTCATAATCGtatttgatattcaaatcaGTACAAACTATTTGGAATTATTAATGCAATATTTTAACCTTAAAACAAGCACGGGATATAGAGAGTGCAAGACATATTTGACATGTGAATACAAGGTTCAGGCTGTGGTCTATTACTCTGACTTCAATTAGATTGAAGTTTAGACGCATACTTcacaaatttcacaaaatagaacCATTGAAAGATGCTATTGAATTATACGCTAAACTGATGGGATTAAACTCATTAAGGCATCACTCCAAGTCTGGGTTCATTTCAACcagttgtttatttatttttttttattgatatattcatattccacaaatcctcaaagtacatttcataataaatcatttttacaatgaaaagatgcatcaactGCATGACACATGCAGGATTGAAACGTACCAATGAATTTAAAAAGTGGATATAGGCCCCCTATCAAAGTTGTACGCAAGGGTAATATGAACATGATAAAGCTTATATAAAGGTAATATTCACGAAGAACAAAGCTGCCAAAAGAGACAATTAGCGACCAATTTGGACGAGCAAAATAATTGTTATTTAGCTGTATGATATCGTTTTTAGCTGTTTATTTAGCAGTGGTAGAAAGGAAAATACCTTTGTTTTCATAATGGAGCATTGTGGCCGAGGGATAGATCCCCAGTCtatgaaagagagggttgtgggttcgaatcccagccgtagcgtaatttccttcagcatgaAATTGATCGACATTATGCTGCATTCAACTCAGGTGAGGTAAGTGGGTACCTAACAggaatttattctttgaaatgattGTGCGCTTGCATTACGCTTgcaagccagggtaataatattcaGGTCCTTTGGATATGATCCAATTCCTAGAGAAGGGTACATGGCATGCGCCTTAGAAGaactaaatattattttctttatcattattcaaaatccttttgtttttctcaTATACAGTTCACGTGGGAACACAAGGAGTGGCGGCACCATTTGATCTCAATCCTTACCGAACAACAAAAGCCCCACCTTATTCTCCAAGAACGGAACTCGTCATCGAGTGCCCTCATGGCTTCGATCAGATCTCAACCCCTTGCGGATCACCAGAGAACGAACCACTTTGGCCGGAATGCGACGCTGCAACTCTACACGTGATGCATAGATTCAGTATAGACAGCTACGATTCGTGTCTGGACGCTGTTCCTACAATCCTTGGATACCTGGGAGTCTCTGCCACCGATGACGGCAACGAAACGACTACTCTCAGATTTCCAGTTGCTACTATTAACTGGCGGGGCATGGTCAATATTACAAACGACCATCGTATGCAGAATGGCATAGACACTGCAATAGATGATGGGCTTATAATTAACGTCTGGAGCATACCTTGCGCAGATTTCATTGAGTACGGGGTAACATGTTCAGTAAAAGCAGACCACAATGACTCTATTTCGTCCTCGCCCTCAGGGGCAGATTGTGACGAAGAGTATTTCGTTGGCGACCGGGAAGCTTTCACGCCAATCTGGCATAATGGATCGTTCCTTCTCTTCTTCAATGGAACCTACGTTACACCATCTTGGTGGAGTGGTAGATCTACCTTCGACATTGTCCGGTCGAACCCATTTGATTTTAGTCGTCACGATAAAACACGAGAACTAAGAGTGTGTGGTGTACAAAAGGCGATGATCAACTGCGACATCATCTTATCAGAAGATCAGTATCTTCTCAAAGACAGTGTTAATTCGACAGCCGTCATCTACAACGGAACAGAATATCAAGAAGACTTGTTTGAATACGTGTCCAACAACTCTATCAGAATCTGCATTATCCATGATAACTTTTCCACTGTTCAGGAAGGAATAGACGAAAGCATGAAGCCAGAACCTGTGAATGTCCAGTTAATCTATAGCCATGTTCTGTTCGCAGTATCAACATTGTGTCTGGTTCTATTGGTCGGAACCTACCTGATATTTTCTGAACTTCGGAACTTCCAGGGATGTGCCATTCTGACCTTTGCTGTAACTTTGCTGATTTCCCAAATTTGTCTCCAGTATGTCGCTCCTTATGCACGTCGCACAACGGCTCTGTGCCAGGGTGTGGCGGTTCTTGCGCACTTTACGCTTTTGTGTGCTTTTGCCTGGATGACTCTTCTTGCATTTGACCTTTGCCGAAGCTTCAAAGGAACCCAGACCCGCACACACCACAGCCCCAACAGTCGCCTCAAACGCTATGCTCGATATTCACTGGTTGGTTGGGGTGTTCCTCTTCTTCTAGTAATTGTCTCCCTTGGGCTGCATTTCACGGAAAATGATATACTCCCGCTTGAGTACGGATCGGGGAGAAATTGTTGGGTGTATCCAGTTCTTTCCAACATTGTCTTTTTCATCGGTCCAATCGTGTTGTCCTTGGTTGCCAATGCCGTTCTCTTCGCCATCACTGTGGTTAGTATTTGCAGGACGACCAAGATGACCAGGAGTACCCTCCGAAAGGACGGATCACAAAGGAATGTCATAGCGGAACTGCTCATCTACTTCAAGGTAATTTCATAGATagcttatttcattaaaatcatgatATACAACGATATCGAATCCTACTGACCTGCAAGCCTTGACCTGACATGTCACATGATACTGTATTCGGGGCCCTGAACTGTCAAGGACTAAGTGATGCAAAGGATAATTTTGATCGCTCCACTTgtcttacaaaatatttataaatatgagTATTCAAATTTGCCTAAATTTTGCTAAATTATTCTCAATATCTCAATAGGTCCTATCATAACTGAGCTATATACTTCCAATTCCCCTAATcactttcttcttctattttcTCCTTATTCATATTCtacgttttcttttcttcttctgctcAATCAATTTTCTCTCTTGCACTTCGTCTTCCGTATGCTACCTGTCTTCATTTTGTTCTTCCTTGCCTGACTCTTCCTTCCTTATTGATACCCGTCCTCTTTCTCGTCTTTTCACACCTcgattcatctttttttaataaatatattttatgttcatcctcctctttcattccttctttttttcctctcctCCAAACAGATATCTTGTCTAATGGGATTCAGTTGGTTGTTTGGTCTGATAGCCGCCCTGGGTACGACGCCAGCTCTCTGGTACATCTTCATAACGGTTAATGGTCTCCAAGGCATTTCGGTCTTTTTCTCCTTCGGCCTCAATGCCAGGGTAAGAAAATTATGGAGGAAAAGGATGGCACCATCAAAGTCAGGGTCGAGCAGTGGAAGCTCTGACAAGACAAAGAAGTCCGGTTCTGTGTAGTGGGTTTCCTGCAACTTCTGTACTCAAACTTGCTACTTACGTGTTACCGGGGTGaatattgatatcaagaaatttacGTTATCTTCGAATAACAACATGAAATTATTGATTAAACATTACGACATTTCCCTTTTATTACAAATTTGAGtataaataaatgtaaacatggtaaatccATGTATTaagtttgttatcattatttcagCAAAGAGTAAGTTCTATATGTGCTGGGCAGTGGTACATTGTGCAATGAGCCATGCATGAATGCTTGCTGCATGTGCTGTATGTTGTGGTTCTATGTGCTTGCCACTGGGCAGAGCAGCTTTGACACTGGTCTTGACAGGACCTATGtgatgagtgagtgaatgaggAGGAGTTGAGATGTGCAGCAACTAAGTATGGTTGGCATCGAAGTTACATGTGGGCAAGACAGGCCAGAAAGAAGACTTCTCTTAGCTCTGACACCACGGTGAGGCAGCTGGGTTCCGATGTAGATTCCGATTCGGATACCCGCGATGCTGATTTCGGGACAAGTCCTCCAGGACGGACCTTGTTCATCTTCAGAGATGCGAAACTTCGTCTACTGGAAGCCTAGCATCGATATATTTTTCGACGACGTCCACTTCAACTATACGACAAGTTTTCATCGAGAATGAGACGCGACATGTGCACATGAAAGCAAAGTCCATATGAGTTGAGATCAGTCGCGGAtacttatttttattaattaatttatctgCAGAATATTAAAAAACGCATGcgatttctttgaaatttctAAGAGTATAAAGAAAATCTGAATTAAGAGCTTAATTGTATTTTTACACTTTAATTATTGCAGtatactgtttttgttttaaataccAAAAATGAATAGATGCTTTTCGTAGGAAAACATGaaattacttgaattatttacaatattttgatattttttaccaCAATATAagacaatattttcatttgaatagtTATATCAGATTGATTGAAGTAATTACATTTGAACATGCATGTATACTAATTATTCAAAATAGATGAAGAATATATTGTTTGAGATGATTTTCTTTCTGAAtatgttgaagaaaaaaatgtgaagatatttgattaattaatcataatttaatgatttgaatatatatcaATGCTTTGGATTTCATTTAATATTGTTGTGTGAATTCTTAGCCAACATATATCTATATAATCAGAATAGTCTATCGTCAGACATTGGAAAACAGTGCCCATAGATCTGACACGGAGCcttatcaataaaaacaaacgtGGTGGGAAATGCCAGATGCTGCATACCAAATAATCAGTATACCGACCAACCGACCAACATGTTATGGAAGTTCTGTTTTATTAACAAGACCTATGTCAAGTAGAATTGTTAACAACAGCTGCAAAGTTCACATTAAACCCCGATCTATTCAACTATATATAGGAGTATTATGGATCATATTGCGTCGCTATGATATGATTACTAATAACGAGTCGAACCGTCGATAAGCAATCCAGACATGagtataaagaaatatatacgAACAGTTTCTTTTTCACCATGGATGATCATGAGCGGCATTCCTTCATCAGAATGGGCCAAATTTTGAATAGACTTTCCTCAAGAATCTGCAAGCTTCTGGAGGCTTGTGATAAATCGAgcattttcttcatatttctgAGTCTACTCTCTGTCACAAATGGTGACATAACAATCACAACCGTCATGGAAGGGGAAGCAGCGACACTCAATTTTACTTACCCTTGCGACAGCGCACGCAAAACTTTACGCCATGGATACAAGATGCCATTTTACGATTCTATACGTCAAGAGGTAAAAACTTTGCTTGATCATCAAGATATAATTGACGTTGGAAGTAATGCCCTGAATAACTCCTGTCTCCTGCAACTTAAGATCGACCCGGTTTTGAGGAGTGATGTCGGAGGATACATTCTAACTTTTTATGGCGGTGGCGGAAATATCCTTGGAGATTCAAGAATTGGTTTAAGAGTCGACTTTCCACCGGGGAAAGTGTCTTGCCAGTGGGAAGAGAAGAATGTCACTGGTGACTGGGGCTTAATGCAGTGCAGGTGTCAAGCAGGAAACGTTCCCGGGCAAATCGCTTGCTATCAAAATGGGATTCGTCTTCCTCGGGCTACTTCGCCATCGGTGGGTGGAGATATTCTTCAGCAGACTATCTCGGTCAGGCATTCGGaaactgccttctgttgtgctTCTCTCCTGGATCAACTTATCGACATGTGTGCGTGCAGCGACTATGTGTGGGATCCGAATAAAAATGGTGACACCAAGAATCCTTGCGCCACTCCTCAGGAAGACTCCACAACCAGCCTGTCCACAAATCCAAACAGCCTTTTGGAAGACCTTTCCATTTCTATCGCTACATCATCTCCAGGAAGAGAAACTTTCGCCGAAAATCATGGCGACATGGTCAAAAGCAATGTATATATTACATTTCACTGGGGAGTATTACTAGCATTTGTATCCTTGGTGTTGCTGATCGTTGTTCAGTGCTTTGTTCTTGCAGTAGCTTTTCAAAAGATTCGTCAACTTATTGAGCAAGGAAAGTTGAGAGATAAACAAAATGGTAATTACAAAA
This region of Lytechinus pictus isolate F3 Inbred chromosome 16, Lp3.0, whole genome shotgun sequence genomic DNA includes:
- the LOC129278701 gene encoding uncharacterized protein LOC129278701 isoform X1, with amino-acid sequence MKRHNLRSMMALRTLLMATTITTLLDVIAGQTTSMPLPPPLPTFKEEAFPVSIPTRMTTPMFHVGTQGVAAPFDLNPYRTTKAPPYSPRTELVIECPHGFDQISTPCGSPENEPLWPECDAATLHVMHRFSIDSYDSCLDAVPTILGYLGVSATDDGNETTTLRFPVATINWRGMVNITNDHRMQNGIDTAIDDGLIINVWSIPCADFIEYGVTCSVKADHNDSISSSPSGADCDEEYFVGDREAFTPIWHNGSFLLFFNGTYVTPSWWSGRSTFDIVRSNPFDFSRHDKTRELRVCGVQKAMINCDIILSEDQYLLKDSVNSTAVIYNGTEYQEDLFEYVSNNSIRICIIHDNFSTVQEGIDESMKPEPVNVQLIYSHVLFAVSTLCLVLLVGTYLIFSELRNFQGCAILTFAVTLLISQICLQYVAPYARRTTALCQGVAVLAHFTLLCAFAWMTLLAFDLCRSFKGTQTRTHHSPNSRLKRYARYSLVGWGVPLLLVIVSLGLHFTENDILPLEYGSGRNCWVYPVLSNIVFFIGPIVLSLVANAVLFAITVVSICRTTKMTRSTLRKDGSQRNVIAELLIYFKISCLMGFSWLFGLIAALGTTPALWYIFITVNGLQGISVFFSFGLNARVRKLWRKRMAPSKSGSSSGSSDKTKKSGSV
- the LOC129278701 gene encoding uncharacterized protein LOC129278701 isoform X2, with translation MMALRTLLMATTITTLLDVIAGQTTSMPLPPPLPTFKEEAFPVSIPTRMTTPMFHVGTQGVAAPFDLNPYRTTKAPPYSPRTELVIECPHGFDQISTPCGSPENEPLWPECDAATLHVMHRFSIDSYDSCLDAVPTILGYLGVSATDDGNETTTLRFPVATINWRGMVNITNDHRMQNGIDTAIDDGLIINVWSIPCADFIEYGVTCSVKADHNDSISSSPSGADCDEEYFVGDREAFTPIWHNGSFLLFFNGTYVTPSWWSGRSTFDIVRSNPFDFSRHDKTRELRVCGVQKAMINCDIILSEDQYLLKDSVNSTAVIYNGTEYQEDLFEYVSNNSIRICIIHDNFSTVQEGIDESMKPEPVNVQLIYSHVLFAVSTLCLVLLVGTYLIFSELRNFQGCAILTFAVTLLISQICLQYVAPYARRTTALCQGVAVLAHFTLLCAFAWMTLLAFDLCRSFKGTQTRTHHSPNSRLKRYARYSLVGWGVPLLLVIVSLGLHFTENDILPLEYGSGRNCWVYPVLSNIVFFIGPIVLSLVANAVLFAITVVSICRTTKMTRSTLRKDGSQRNVIAELLIYFKISCLMGFSWLFGLIAALGTTPALWYIFITVNGLQGISVFFSFGLNARVRKLWRKRMAPSKSGSSSGSSDKTKKSGSV
- the LOC129279224 gene encoding uncharacterized protein LOC129279224; amino-acid sequence: MDDHERHSFIRMGQILNRLSSRICKLLEACDKSSIFFIFLSLLSVTNGDITITTVMEGEAATLNFTYPCDSARKTLRHGYKMPFYDSIRQEVKTLLDHQDIIDVGSNALNNSCLLQLKIDPVLRSDVGGYILTFYGGGGNILGDSRIGLRVDFPPGKVSCQWEEKNVTGDWGLMQCRCQAGNVPGQIACYQNGIRLPRATSPSVGGDILQQTISVRHSETAFCCASLLDQLIDMCACSDYVWDPNKNGDTKNPCATPQEDSTTSLSTNPNSLLEDLSISIATSSPGRETFAENHGDMVKSNVYITFHWGVLLAFVSLVLLIVVQCFVLAVAFQKIRQLIEQGKLRDKQNGNYKSVPSVDVTL